A single window of Rhizobium indicum DNA harbors:
- a CDS encoding CHASE2 domain-containing protein → MTRVQQIGVVIGLAIVAMLTILRAGDPGIFKLIRGVTFDEYQRLVPRTFEPMPVRVIDIDETSLREFGQWPWPRDRMALLVDRLSEMGASAIAFDVLFAEPDRLSPRNVVRDVAGVDPSLAEKLPDNDEIFARSIAEKPVVLGFGLSNEGNYRPPVKAGFAFTGESPVSAPPYLGASTPLRPQLEANAAGLGHISLNPGNPSPVVRAVPLFLTDGEQLYPNLAIEALRVAQGASTYVLSGAPDRAGIMTSAKIGDFVVPLTAAGELWLYVSPDRAERYISARQVLAVDGASPEVAAALDGSIVFIGTSAAGLQDIRVTALGENVPGVSLHAQAVEQILSGHFLSRPDWADGLEILLIAVLGCLLVVVTTFVSPAVALICGLLITAMALVASWLSFLYAGLLFDPLAPIVSGSIIHFAATSFKILVIDRERREVRRAFGHYLSPALLHRIEHNRDALRLGGDDRELTMMFVDVRNFTEMSERLAPTDVVAFLNTLLDALSRHVVANEGTLDKFIGDSIMAFWNAPVDVADHEVKAVRAALAMRETLAELNAGDAFGFGPDQQVSIGIGIHTGLACVGNMGAKTRFNYSAVGDAVNVAARIESSCKEVGFDILISDSTARSVPGMALIEAGALPLKGKSSRTQILAVVGDERVAASLEFAALKVVHNQLMQALQSHSRNSRKLIGTAKLRAVQVIGGLAEFYERVSRRADHFREVPEEVEKSAAD, encoded by the coding sequence ATGACGCGCGTGCAGCAAATCGGTGTCGTTATCGGCCTGGCGATCGTGGCTATGCTGACGATCCTCCGGGCAGGCGATCCCGGGATTTTCAAGCTGATCCGGGGCGTGACTTTCGACGAGTATCAGCGGCTGGTTCCCAGGACCTTCGAGCCGATGCCCGTCCGCGTGATCGACATCGACGAGACGTCGTTGCGCGAATTCGGCCAGTGGCCGTGGCCGCGGGACCGCATGGCTCTGCTGGTGGACAGGCTTTCGGAGATGGGTGCCTCAGCCATTGCCTTCGATGTCCTCTTCGCCGAGCCGGACCGGCTGTCGCCGCGCAACGTTGTGCGCGACGTTGCCGGTGTGGATCCTTCCTTGGCCGAGAAACTGCCCGACAACGACGAGATATTCGCCCGTTCGATTGCCGAAAAACCCGTCGTGCTCGGCTTCGGCCTTTCCAACGAGGGCAACTACCGGCCGCCCGTCAAGGCGGGCTTCGCCTTCACCGGCGAAAGTCCTGTCTCGGCTCCGCCTTATCTCGGCGCCTCGACGCCGCTCAGACCGCAATTGGAGGCCAATGCGGCGGGGCTCGGCCATATCAGCCTCAACCCCGGCAATCCCTCGCCGGTGGTGCGGGCGGTGCCGCTGTTCCTGACAGACGGTGAACAGCTCTATCCGAATCTCGCGATCGAGGCTCTGCGCGTGGCGCAGGGGGCGTCGACCTATGTGCTATCGGGCGCGCCCGATCGCGCCGGCATCATGACATCGGCAAAGATAGGGGATTTCGTCGTGCCGCTGACGGCGGCGGGCGAACTCTGGCTTTATGTCAGCCCCGACCGGGCCGAGCGGTACATATCCGCCCGTCAGGTGCTCGCGGTCGACGGGGCCTCTCCCGAGGTCGCGGCCGCCCTCGACGGCAGCATCGTCTTCATCGGCACATCGGCGGCCGGCTTGCAGGACATCCGCGTTACCGCGCTTGGCGAGAATGTTCCGGGTGTCTCGCTGCATGCGCAGGCGGTGGAGCAGATCCTCTCCGGCCATTTCCTGTCGCGGCCCGACTGGGCCGACGGGCTGGAAATCCTGCTGATCGCGGTGCTCGGCTGCCTGCTCGTCGTGGTGACGACCTTCGTCAGCCCCGCCGTCGCTCTGATCTGCGGGCTGCTGATCACGGCCATGGCGCTGGTGGCGTCCTGGCTCTCGTTTCTTTATGCAGGGCTTCTCTTCGATCCACTGGCTCCGATCGTCAGCGGATCGATCATCCATTTTGCCGCGACCTCGTTCAAGATCCTGGTGATCGATCGAGAGCGACGCGAGGTGCGGCGCGCCTTCGGACATTATCTTTCCCCAGCGCTGCTCCACCGTATCGAGCATAATCGCGACGCATTGCGTCTCGGCGGAGACGACCGCGAGTTGACGATGATGTTCGTCGATGTCAGGAATTTCACCGAAATGAGCGAGCGGCTGGCGCCGACGGATGTCGTCGCTTTCCTGAACACGCTGCTCGATGCGTTGAGCCGCCATGTCGTGGCGAATGAGGGCACGCTCGACAAGTTCATCGGCGACTCGATCATGGCATTCTGGAATGCGCCCGTCGATGTGGCGGATCACGAAGTTAAGGCTGTTCGCGCAGCGCTTGCCATGCGCGAGACACTCGCCGAATTGAACGCCGGCGACGCCTTTGGCTTCGGGCCCGATCAGCAAGTCAGCATCGGCATCGGCATTCATACTGGCCTTGCCTGCGTTGGCAATATGGGCGCCAAGACCCGCTTCAACTATTCGGCTGTCGGAGATGCCGTCAACGTTGCGGCTCGAATCGAGTCCTCCTGCAAGGAGGTCGGCTTCGATATCCTCATTTCCGACAGCACGGCACGGTCAGTGCCGGGAATGGCGCTGATCGAGGCCGGCGCGCTCCCGCTAAAGGGGAAGAGCAGCCGGACACAGATCCTCGCCGTTGTCGGCGATGAGCGGGTCGCAGCATCTCTGGAATTTGCCGCGCTCAAGGTCGTCCACAATCAGTTGATGCAGGCCCTGCAATCACACTCAAGGAATAGCCGAAAGCTTATCGGTACGGCAAAGCTCAGGGCTGTGCAGGTGATCGGCGGTCTGGCTGAGTTCTACGAGCGCGTATCCCGCAGAGCCGATCATTTCCGCGAGGTGCCGGAGGAGGTCGAAAAAAGCGCCGCAGATTGA
- a CDS encoding FecR family protein, with amino-acid sequence MWGWRAVSVAMLCIALNGAWPALAAEPVGQAVVIKTQVTGQSGPIEVDTRVHRNERIKTSQSGLGQFVFRDGTKLAVGWGSSVVIDKYVFDDSQSVKKLTIRAAKGTFRWVSGNSNSSAYQILTPAGTIGVRGTAFDFYVGPDGTTAVVLLNGAARFCGPGGCRQLQQRCDCVVAKPNGDMSAARRVDPSILATLGNQRALPFLSGNQRLAGGIGMLGGCNMASAAPERKDRTRPPPAVAPAPQRQDPPQRQAEPQKERPNKPDKPHHDKPHHDRPHHDKPHHDKPDRPDKHDGHGRHDNDGKPGNHGLDHRGHERHHDRDRDHDNDRNRDRGHNFNRGR; translated from the coding sequence ATGTGGGGTTGGCGCGCAGTATCGGTCGCGATGCTTTGCATCGCGTTAAACGGCGCATGGCCGGCGCTCGCCGCCGAGCCGGTCGGCCAGGCCGTCGTCATCAAGACACAGGTGACGGGACAGAGCGGGCCGATCGAGGTCGACACCCGCGTCCATCGCAACGAACGCATCAAGACATCGCAATCGGGGCTTGGCCAATTCGTGTTTCGTGACGGCACGAAGCTCGCGGTCGGCTGGGGTTCGTCGGTCGTGATCGACAAATATGTCTTCGATGATTCCCAATCGGTCAAGAAACTGACGATCAGGGCGGCAAAGGGCACATTCCGCTGGGTCAGCGGCAATTCCAATTCCTCGGCCTACCAGATCCTGACTCCCGCCGGCACGATCGGCGTGCGTGGCACCGCTTTCGATTTCTACGTCGGCCCGGATGGTACGACCGCCGTCGTGCTGCTGAATGGTGCTGCCCGTTTCTGCGGCCCGGGCGGCTGCCGGCAACTACAGCAACGCTGCGATTGCGTGGTGGCCAAGCCGAATGGCGATATGTCCGCGGCACGCCGGGTCGACCCCAGCATCCTCGCGACGCTCGGAAATCAGCGCGCCCTACCCTTCCTCTCCGGCAATCAGCGACTTGCGGGCGGCATCGGCATGCTCGGCGGCTGCAATATGGCCTCAGCCGCGCCGGAAAGAAAAGACAGGACGCGGCCTCCGCCGGCAGTTGCGCCTGCTCCGCAAAGGCAGGATCCGCCACAGAGACAGGCCGAGCCGCAAAAGGAGCGGCCGAACAAACCCGACAAGCCGCATCACGACAAGCCTCATCATGACAGGCCGCACCACGATAAGCCCCATCATGACAAGCCGGATAGGCCCGACAAGCATGATGGCCACGGCCGGCATGACAATGATGGCAAGCCCGGAAATCACGGTTTGGATCATCGGGGGCACGAGCGCCACCATGATCGAGATCGAGATCACGACAACGATCGGAACCGCGACAGGGGTCATAATTTCAATCGCGGTCGCTGA
- a CDS encoding sarcosine oxidase subunit beta family protein, which yields MRKYSVFAVAREALRGHKGWEKQWTSPEPRAEYDVVIIGAGGHGLGAAYYLAKEHGITNVAVIEKGWLGGGNTGRNTTIIRSNYLYEESMHIYEHSMKLWEGLSQELNYNVMYSPRGVMMLSHNIHDQQSFKRHIHANRLYGIDNEWLTPEQAKAYCPPLDISASARYPINGAALQRRGGTARHDAVAWGYARAASDRGVHIIQNCEVTGIRRGPDGRVTGVETSRGFIGARKVGVSAAGHTTTVMQMAGVRVPLQSSPLQALVSEPLKPIFPCVVMSNTVHAYISQSDKGELVIGAGTDQYNSYSQTGGLQIITHTLDAICELFPMFRRVKMMRQWGGIVDNTPDRSAIQSKTPVPGLYVNCGWGTGGFKATPGSANLFAHLIARDEPHKFNAGLTLERFRSGRLIDEAAAAAVAH from the coding sequence ATGCGGAAATATTCGGTTTTTGCCGTGGCACGGGAGGCCCTTCGCGGCCACAAGGGCTGGGAGAAGCAGTGGACTTCGCCTGAGCCGCGCGCCGAATATGACGTCGTCATCATCGGCGCCGGTGGCCACGGGCTGGGTGCCGCCTATTATCTCGCCAAGGAGCACGGCATCACCAATGTGGCGGTGATCGAGAAGGGCTGGCTCGGCGGCGGCAATACCGGGCGCAACACCACCATCATCCGCTCGAACTATCTCTACGAAGAGAGCATGCACATCTACGAGCATTCGATGAAGCTCTGGGAGGGGCTATCCCAGGAGCTCAACTACAATGTGATGTATTCGCCGCGCGGCGTAATGATGCTCTCGCACAATATTCACGACCAGCAGTCCTTCAAACGACATATCCATGCCAACCGGCTCTACGGCATCGACAATGAATGGCTGACGCCGGAGCAGGCGAAGGCCTATTGTCCGCCGCTCGATATCTCGGCCAGCGCGCGCTACCCGATCAACGGCGCAGCCCTGCAGCGGCGCGGCGGCACGGCCAGGCACGACGCGGTTGCCTGGGGTTATGCACGGGCGGCCTCAGACCGCGGGGTGCACATCATCCAGAATTGCGAAGTGACCGGCATCCGGCGCGGTCCGGACGGACGGGTGACCGGGGTTGAGACCTCGCGCGGCTTCATCGGCGCCAGGAAGGTCGGCGTGTCGGCGGCCGGCCATACGACGACAGTCATGCAGATGGCCGGCGTGCGCGTGCCGCTGCAATCGAGCCCGCTGCAGGCGCTGGTTTCCGAGCCGCTGAAGCCGATCTTTCCCTGCGTCGTCATGTCGAACACGGTGCATGCCTATATCTCCCAGTCCGACAAGGGAGAGCTCGTCATCGGCGCCGGCACCGACCAATACAATTCCTATTCCCAGACGGGCGGGCTGCAGATCATCACCCATACGCTGGATGCCATCTGCGAGCTCTTCCCGATGTTCCGCCGCGTCAAGATGATGCGGCAATGGGGCGGCATCGTCGACAATACGCCGGATCGTTCGGCGATCCAGTCGAAGACGCCGGTTCCCGGGCTTTACGTCAATTGCGGCTGGGGCACCGGCGGCTTTAAGGCGACGCCGGGCTCGGCCAATCTCTTCGCCCATCTGATTGCTCGCGACGAGCCGCACAAATTCAATGCCGGGCTGACGCTGGAGCGCTTCCGCAGCGGCCGGCTGATCGACGAGGCGGCGGCGGCGGCGGTGGCGCACTGA
- a CDS encoding sarcosine oxidase subunit delta, with amino-acid sequence MLLIYCPYCQEERSELEFRGAGDAHIARPADIASISDEDFESYFFIRDNPKGLIFERWRHIHGCGRFFNAARDTVTDKFIVTYKAGEPKPEIGAAVQQHGPVETYEAVEGEAQ; translated from the coding sequence ATGCTGCTGATCTATTGCCCCTACTGTCAGGAAGAGCGCTCCGAGCTCGAATTTCGTGGCGCGGGTGACGCGCATATCGCGCGGCCCGCCGATATCGCCTCGATTTCGGACGAGGACTTCGAGTCCTATTTCTTTATCCGCGACAATCCGAAGGGGCTGATCTTCGAACGCTGGCGGCATATTCACGGCTGCGGGCGCTTCTTCAATGCGGCGCGCGATACGGTGACCGACAAGTTCATCGTGACCTACAAGGCGGGTGAACCGAAGCCTGAGATCGGTGCGGCGGTCCAGCAGCATGGGCCTGTCGAGACATATGAAGCCGTGGAAGGAGAGGCGCAATGA
- a CDS encoding sarcosine oxidase subunit alpha, translating into MSGANRIAGKGRLTPARTARFSFDGKSYTALEGDTVASALIANGVHLLGRSFKYHRARGILSAGAEEPNALIDVSRDAARKQPNVRATVQEVFDGMIVSSQNRWPSLAFDIGAVNNLMSPFFAAGFYYKTFMWPRAAWKHVYEPLIRRAAGLGVAPTEEDPDHYASRYAHCDVLVVGAGVAGLSAALAAAETGAQVILCDEQAEAGGALRYDLGVRIDGQDGNSWAQKAVARLKAMDNVEVLVRTTAFGYYNHNFVGLAERVTDHIAKPSRDLPRERLWQVRAKRVILATGAIERHMVFPNNDRPGIMLASAGRMYLNHYGVAVGTKVGIYTAHDSAYEAAFDLKRSGVSIAAIVDSRQAPGAAVLAEARALGIDVLAGQSVVNTSGRLRISSMTVARNGGGSPRKIAVDALLVSAGWTPSVHLFSQSRGKVAFDAESQRFLPGSYAQDCLSVGACNGTDDLQRTIEESLAAGELMAQATGRSSGEKIAISAEQAYDWTGGMIGAAEGAGPKTNAKAFIDFQHDVCAKDIRLAVREGMHSIEHIKRFTTNGMASDQGKLSNMHGLAIAAEMLGKEIPQVGLTTFRAPYTPVTYGTLIGHSRGELFDPTRKTPLHGWEEAHGAVFEDVGNWKRAWFYPQAGETMHQAVARECRTAREAAGIFDASTLGKIEVVGPDAAEFLNLIYTNAWDTLKPGKARYGIMTREDGFVYDDGVVGRLADDRFHVTTTTGGAPRVLHHMEDYLQTEFPHLKVWLTSVTEQWAVIAVQGPKAREIVAPLVEGLDLSNEAFPHMSVAECTVCGVPARLFRVSFTGETGFEINVPADYGQSVLEAVWANAEPLGACVYGTETMHVLRAEKGYIIVGQDTDGTVTPDDAGLSWAVSKKKTDFVGIRGLKRPDLVKDGRKQLVGLVTTDPKLVLEEGAQIVASPNEPKPMTMLGHVTSAYWSENCGRSIAFALVAGGRARMGETLYVPMPDRTIAVEVTDLVFFDKEGGRIHG; encoded by the coding sequence ATGAGCGGCGCGAACCGTATCGCCGGCAAGGGGCGCCTGACACCGGCCAGGACCGCGCGCTTCAGCTTCGACGGCAAGAGCTATACAGCGCTCGAAGGTGATACCGTGGCCTCGGCGCTGATCGCCAACGGCGTGCATCTTCTGGGACGTTCGTTCAAATATCACCGGGCCCGCGGTATTCTGTCGGCAGGGGCCGAGGAGCCGAACGCGCTGATCGACGTTTCCCGCGATGCGGCGCGCAAGCAGCCGAACGTGCGCGCCACCGTGCAGGAAGTCTTCGACGGCATGATCGTCAGCTCGCAGAACCGCTGGCCCTCGCTTGCCTTCGACATCGGCGCGGTCAACAATCTGATGTCGCCGTTCTTCGCCGCCGGTTTCTACTACAAGACCTTCATGTGGCCGCGCGCCGCCTGGAAACACGTCTACGAACCGCTCATCCGTCGCGCTGCCGGCCTCGGCGTCGCACCGACGGAGGAGGACCCTGACCATTATGCCAGCCGCTATGCCCATTGCGACGTGCTGGTGGTCGGCGCCGGTGTTGCCGGGCTCTCGGCGGCGCTGGCTGCGGCCGAGACCGGCGCGCAGGTGATCCTTTGCGACGAGCAGGCGGAAGCCGGCGGCGCGTTACGCTACGATCTCGGGGTAAGGATCGACGGACAGGACGGCAATAGCTGGGCACAGAAGGCTGTGGCGCGTCTGAAGGCGATGGACAATGTCGAAGTGCTGGTCCGCACGACCGCCTTCGGCTACTACAACCACAATTTCGTCGGTCTTGCCGAGCGCGTCACCGATCATATCGCCAAGCCTTCGCGCGATCTGCCGCGCGAGCGGCTTTGGCAGGTCCGGGCCAAGCGGGTCATCCTTGCCACTGGCGCGATCGAGCGGCACATGGTATTTCCGAACAACGACCGGCCGGGCATCATGCTCGCCTCGGCGGGGCGGATGTATCTCAATCATTACGGCGTTGCGGTCGGGACCAAGGTCGGCATCTACACGGCGCACGACTCGGCCTATGAGGCGGCCTTCGATCTGAAACGATCAGGTGTTTCGATCGCTGCCATCGTCGATAGCAGGCAGGCGCCGGGAGCGGCAGTGCTGGCAGAGGCGCGGGCGCTCGGCATCGATGTCCTGGCCGGCCAATCGGTCGTCAACACGTCGGGGCGACTGCGCATCTCGTCGATGACGGTGGCGCGCAACGGCGGCGGTTCGCCGCGCAAGATCGCGGTCGATGCGCTGCTGGTTTCGGCCGGCTGGACGCCGTCCGTCCATCTGTTCTCGCAGTCGCGCGGCAAAGTGGCCTTCGATGCAGAAAGCCAGCGTTTCCTGCCCGGCTCCTATGCGCAGGACTGCCTCTCGGTCGGTGCCTGCAACGGCACCGACGATCTGCAGCGGACGATCGAGGAATCGCTTGCCGCCGGCGAGCTGATGGCGCAGGCTACCGGCAGAAGCAGCGGCGAGAAGATCGCAATTTCGGCCGAACAGGCCTATGACTGGACGGGCGGGATGATCGGCGCTGCCGAAGGCGCCGGGCCGAAGACCAACGCCAAGGCCTTCATCGATTTCCAGCATGACGTCTGCGCCAAGGATATCCGCCTTGCCGTGCGCGAGGGCATGCATTCGATCGAGCATATCAAGCGCTTCACGACCAACGGCATGGCCTCGGACCAGGGCAAGCTCTCCAACATGCATGGCCTGGCGATTGCCGCCGAAATGCTCGGCAAGGAAATCCCGCAGGTCGGGCTCACCACTTTCCGTGCGCCCTATACGCCGGTCACCTATGGTACGCTGATCGGTCATTCACGCGGAGAGCTGTTCGATCCGACACGCAAGACGCCGCTGCACGGCTGGGAAGAAGCCCATGGCGCGGTCTTCGAGGATGTCGGCAACTGGAAGCGTGCCTGGTTCTATCCGCAGGCCGGCGAGACCATGCACCAGGCGGTCGCTCGCGAATGCCGAACGGCACGCGAGGCGGCCGGTATCTTCGACGCCTCGACGCTCGGCAAGATCGAGGTGGTGGGGCCGGATGCTGCGGAATTCCTCAACCTCATCTACACCAATGCCTGGGATACGCTGAAGCCCGGCAAGGCCCGCTACGGCATCATGACCCGCGAGGATGGCTTCGTTTATGACGATGGCGTTGTCGGACGCCTGGCGGACGACCGTTTCCATGTGACGACGACGACCGGCGGCGCGCCACGTGTTCTCCATCACATGGAAGATTACCTGCAGACGGAATTCCCGCATCTGAAGGTATGGCTGACCTCGGTGACCGAACAATGGGCTGTCATCGCTGTGCAGGGACCGAAGGCGCGCGAGATCGTCGCGCCGCTGGTCGAAGGGCTCGATCTTTCGAACGAAGCCTTCCCGCATATGAGCGTTGCCGAGTGCACGGTCTGCGGCGTGCCGGCGCGGCTCTTCCGCGTCTCCTTCACCGGCGAAACTGGTTTCGAAATCAATGTGCCGGCCGATTACGGTCAGTCGGTGCTCGAAGCGGTCTGGGCCAATGCCGAGCCGCTCGGTGCCTGCGTCTACGGAACGGAGACGATGCACGTTCTTCGCGCCGAGAAAGGCTACATCATCGTCGGGCAGGATACGGATGGGACCGTGACCCCCGATGACGCCGGACTTTCCTGGGCGGTTTCGAAGAAAAAGACGGATTTCGTCGGCATTCGCGGGTTGAAGCGGCCGGATCTCGTCAAGGACGGGCGCAAACAGCTCGTCGGCCTCGTCACCACGGACCCGAAGCTGGTGCTCGAAGAAGGCGCGCAGATCGTCGCGAGCCCGAACGAGCCGAAGCCGATGACCATGCTCGGCCACGTCACGTCAGCCTATTGGTCGGAAAATTGCGGCAGGTCGATCGCCTTCGCGCTGGTCGCCGGCGGCCGGGCGCGGATGGGCGAGACGCTCTATGTGCCGATGCCGGACCGGACGATCGCCGTCGAAGTGACGGATCTGGTATTCTTTGACAAGGAAGGGGGCCGCATCCATGGCTGA
- a CDS encoding sarcosine oxidase subunit gamma has translation MADVAIRKPAIAGRLGGSAAVRLTTAPTASRVALRAPAGSLAALSSALGLPLPDAPKTSGRAGARSALWIGPDEWLVIDGAGADLMAALSGAGTLHSAIDVSHRNVAIIVSGPGAEATLSAGCPQDLSLSSFPIGAASRTIFGKAEIVLFRTEEDTFRVECWRSFSDYVFGLLNEAAEDAGH, from the coding sequence ATGGCTGATGTCGCAATTCGCAAACCGGCGATTGCCGGACGTCTCGGCGGCTCCGCAGCGGTACGGCTGACGACCGCTCCCACTGCCAGCCGGGTGGCGCTGCGCGCGCCGGCGGGATCGCTGGCAGCACTTTCCTCTGCTCTCGGCCTGCCGTTGCCGGATGCCCCGAAGACATCCGGCCGGGCCGGCGCCCGATCGGCGCTCTGGATTGGCCCGGACGAGTGGCTGGTGATCGACGGGGCCGGCGCCGATCTGATGGCCGCACTTTCCGGCGCCGGTACGCTGCATTCGGCGATCGACGTTTCCCACCGCAATGTCGCGATCATCGTCTCGGGACCGGGTGCCGAGGCGACGCTTTCGGCCGGCTGCCCGCAGGATCTGTCGCTTTCTTCCTTTCCGATCGGCGCCGCATCGCGGACGATTTTCGGCAAGGCGGAAATCGTGCTTTTCCGTACGGAAGAAGACACGTTCCGGGTGGAGTGCTGGCGGTCGTTTTCGGATTATGTCTTCGGGCTGCTGAACGAGGCGGCTGAAGACGCCGGTCATTGA
- a CDS encoding VOC family protein, protein MLHHASLGVSDIERSAAFYDAALVALGYIRVWDDIRPGQTGQAVGYGPPGGGDKLAIKHRPDGQRAPGPGFHLAFAAPSRKAVDQFYVAAIAQGGSDNGRPGLRSHYGEHYYAAFVMDPDGHALEAVFNSAE, encoded by the coding sequence ATGCTGCACCATGCCTCCCTCGGCGTTTCCGACATTGAGCGGTCGGCGGCATTTTACGATGCCGCCCTTGTCGCGCTCGGTTATATCAGGGTCTGGGACGATATCAGGCCGGGGCAAACAGGGCAGGCGGTCGGCTACGGCCCTCCTGGCGGCGGGGACAAACTGGCGATCAAGCATCGCCCGGACGGCCAGCGTGCGCCCGGCCCGGGTTTTCATCTGGCGTTTGCCGCGCCGAGCCGCAAGGCAGTCGATCAGTTTTATGTGGCGGCAATCGCGCAAGGCGGCAGTGACAATGGCCGTCCCGGCCTGCGGTCCCATTACGGTGAGCATTATTATGCGGCGTTCGTCATGGATCCCGACGGGCACGCTCTCGAAGCCGTGTTCAATTCGGCTGAGTAA
- a CDS encoding MaoC family dehydratase, with translation MVTEISLSDVRGLIGMETGLSDWVTVDQTMIDAFASATDDHQFIHVDPERAAAESPFGGTIAHGFLTLSLLSTMNYNCLPKVREQTLGINYGFDRVRFMTPVKSGARVRGRFLLSEARFRGAGMLMTTYDVTIEIENEKKPALTAKWITIIQFDPKDRPEDV, from the coding sequence ATGGTCACGGAAATTTCACTCTCCGACGTGCGGGGATTGATCGGCATGGAAACGGGCCTTTCGGATTGGGTCACCGTCGACCAGACGATGATCGACGCCTTCGCGTCGGCGACCGACGACCATCAGTTCATCCACGTCGATCCTGAGCGCGCGGCGGCCGAGAGCCCGTTCGGCGGCACCATCGCCCACGGCTTCCTGACCCTGTCTCTGCTGTCGACGATGAACTACAATTGCCTGCCGAAAGTGCGCGAGCAGACCCTCGGCATCAACTACGGCTTCGATCGCGTCCGCTTCATGACGCCGGTGAAAAGCGGCGCCCGCGTCCGCGGCCGCTTCCTGCTTTCCGAAGCCCGCTTCCGCGGCGCCGGCATGCTGATGACCACCTATGACGTCACGATCGAGATCGAAAACGAGAAGAAGCCGGCACTGACGGCAAAATGGATCACCATCATCCAATTCGACCCAAAGGACCGTCCCGAGGACGTCTAA